A genomic region of Methanobacterium formicicum contains the following coding sequences:
- a CDS encoding DUF6448 family protein codes for MMTLRCENMDSLVVKAAEEALEMENVNYVLPYVREKYEDELKDAFDRTCLVRELSGDAAELADYWFFETAVRLNLKGRGKAYTGLRPSQINEEPVIIMTEQAINTENLDTLMNFMLDSIKEDIWSRFEDVITKKDYDVNDVEDARDYVDSLFNFVGYLQHLIEFMELG; via the coding sequence ATGATGACACTTCGCTGTGAGAATATGGATAGTCTGGTGGTCAAAGCGGCCGAGGAAGCCCTGGAAATGGAGAATGTTAATTACGTGCTCCCCTACGTACGGGAAAAATATGAAGATGAACTGAAGGATGCTTTCGACCGAACCTGCCTGGTGAGGGAGTTATCGGGAGATGCAGCAGAACTGGCTGACTACTGGTTCTTTGAAACTGCGGTCCGCCTGAATCTAAAAGGCAGGGGAAAAGCCTATACTGGACTTAGACCTTCCCAGATCAATGAAGAACCAGTTATCATCATGACTGAACAGGCCATCAACACGGAAAACCTGGATACTCTCATGAACTTCATGTTAGACTCAATCAAAGAAGATATATGGTCCAGATTTGAAGATGTGATCACCAAGAAGGATTACGATGTTAACGATGTGGAGGATGCCCGGGATTACGTGGATTCACTTTTTAACTTCGTGGGTTACCTGCAGCATTTAATTGAATTCATGGAACTGGGTTGA
- a CDS encoding DUF5612 domain-containing protein, which yields MGEIAINIKAVNQPGVLRDITELTAQCQINITYTHMFIEDKYHASLYMELEAVENVEKLMANIGKLEAVSNVEECPTLQDVFGKRIIITGGGAQVAMVAQGAITEADRHNIRGEHISVDTIPLVGEEDLSEAVSAVGRLPRVGALVLAGSLMGGKITQAIEEIKKDHEVIVISLNMPGSVTEKADLVVTDPIQAGVMAVMAVADTAMFDIKKLGQKKF from the coding sequence ATGGGCGAAATTGCCATAAATATCAAAGCTGTAAACCAGCCCGGAGTACTGCGGGACATCACCGAACTAACTGCCCAGTGCCAGATCAACATTACCTACACCCACATGTTCATTGAAGACAAATACCATGCCTCTCTCTACATGGAACTGGAGGCCGTGGAAAATGTGGAAAAGCTAATGGCGAATATTGGGAAGCTGGAAGCGGTGAGTAATGTTGAGGAATGTCCCACACTTCAGGATGTCTTTGGTAAACGGATTATCATCACTGGTGGTGGGGCACAGGTGGCCATGGTGGCCCAGGGAGCCATAACCGAGGCTGACCGCCACAACATCCGGGGAGAACACATCAGTGTGGACACCATCCCCCTGGTGGGAGAAGAAGACCTTTCCGAGGCAGTGTCTGCCGTGGGAAGGCTGCCCCGAGTTGGTGCACTGGTCCTGGCCGGTTCTTTAATGGGAGGTAAAATAACCCAGGCCATTGAAGAGATAAAAAAGGATCACGAGGTCATTGTTATCAGCCTCAACATGCCGGGCAGTGTGACTGAAAAGGCGGACCTGGTGGTTACCGACCCTATACAGGCGGGAGTTATGGCGGTAATGGCCGTGGCAGACACTGCCATGTTTGACATTAAAAAACTGGGTCAAAAGAAGTTTTAA
- a CDS encoding homoserine dehydrogenase yields MKETVNIGLIGFGTIGSGVVATLNQNLPLLENKVNKKVNLKRIVDLDITTDRGVEVQPGVLSTSVDDILEDEEIDIVIELVGGYQPALSFILKAMENGKHVVTANKALLAKHWDEIITSAQENNVRVSFEASVGGGIPLLAPVNDGLAANNIETIYGIINGTANYILTKMAAEGLDFDTVLKEAQEMGYAEADPTFDIEGHDTAQKLIILSILGFGVYVEQDKFHVEGITRITPDDIQFARDELGSVVKLLAIAKIEDGELEIRVHPTLVPETHLLASVNDVFNAVYLEGDVVGPVLMYGAGAGMMPTASAVVADCLDIIQDMEKPVAYGPRETRVEKVKDISDVQSKYYLRITALDQPGVLHSISGVLSDLDISIESVSQKKAAEGEAVPIFMVTHQALEKNVQEAIKLIDQMEFVKADTNLIRLLE; encoded by the coding sequence ATGAAAGAAACAGTTAATATTGGACTTATTGGTTTTGGGACCATTGGGAGTGGTGTGGTAGCTACTTTAAACCAGAACCTCCCATTATTAGAAAATAAGGTTAACAAAAAGGTCAATCTCAAACGGATAGTGGACCTGGACATAACCACTGACCGTGGTGTGGAGGTCCAGCCCGGAGTGCTCTCCACCAGTGTGGATGATATCCTGGAAGATGAGGAGATCGACATTGTTATTGAGCTGGTGGGAGGATACCAGCCGGCACTGAGCTTTATTCTGAAGGCCATGGAAAATGGTAAACACGTGGTAACCGCCAACAAAGCCCTGTTAGCCAAGCACTGGGACGAGATAATTACCAGTGCCCAGGAAAACAACGTCAGAGTCTCATTTGAGGCCAGTGTTGGTGGAGGCATACCTTTACTAGCACCAGTCAACGATGGGCTGGCGGCCAACAACATTGAAACCATTTACGGGATCATCAATGGAACTGCCAATTACATACTCACTAAAATGGCCGCTGAAGGTCTTGACTTTGATACTGTGCTTAAGGAAGCCCAGGAGATGGGTTACGCTGAAGCAGACCCCACCTTTGATATTGAAGGACATGACACTGCTCAAAAACTCATTATACTCAGCATACTTGGCTTCGGGGTTTACGTTGAACAGGACAAGTTCCATGTAGAAGGCATTACCCGGATAACTCCGGATGATATTCAGTTCGCCCGGGATGAGCTGGGCAGTGTGGTTAAACTGCTGGCCATCGCCAAAATAGAGGACGGTGAACTGGAAATAAGGGTGCACCCCACCCTGGTCCCGGAAACCCACCTACTGGCATCGGTTAACGATGTCTTCAACGCCGTGTACCTGGAAGGCGATGTGGTGGGTCCAGTGCTCATGTACGGAGCCGGAGCCGGCATGATGCCCACCGCCAGTGCCGTGGTGGCCGATTGCCTGGACATAATCCAGGATATGGAAAAACCAGTGGCCTATGGACCCCGGGAGACCCGGGTGGAAAAGGTCAAGGATATTTCTGATGTGCAGTCCAAGTACTACCTGCGAATAACTGCCCTGGACCAGCCCGGAGTTTTACACTCCATATCCGGAGTTTTAAGTGACCTGGACATTAGTATTGAATCGGTGAGTCAGAAAAAGGCTGCGGAGGGTGAGGCCGTGCCGATCTTCATGGTGACCCATCAGGCCCTGGAGAAAAATGTGCAGGAAGCCATCAAACTCATTGACCAGATGGAATTTGTGAAAGCAGATACCAACCTCATCCGCTTACTGGAATAA
- a CDS encoding carboxymuconolactone decarboxylase family protein, with protein sequence MDRYSRGWEKLKEIDGEAGEAVVESLKDIAPDLARYIIEFSFGDIYSRTGTSLPEKEIAVVAALTAMGNAAPQLKVHIHGALNVGVSTEELVEVILQMSSYSGFPSAINGINTLKDVLQEMGVEFQPVLQEGEGDRFARGKEWLGKLDENQVQVLEENFRDVAPDLTEFVVSFGYGDIYSRKNLDPKMRQIATIATLTAMGTAQPQLAFHIRAGLKVGLSREEIVETIILMVVYAGFPAAINGINTAKEVFNSL encoded by the coding sequence GTGGACCGGTACAGCAGGGGCTGGGAAAAACTTAAAGAAATTGATGGTGAAGCGGGAGAAGCAGTGGTGGAAAGTTTAAAGGACATAGCTCCTGATCTGGCCCGGTACATCATTGAATTTTCCTTTGGAGACATCTACAGTAGAACCGGAACCAGTCTCCCGGAGAAGGAAATTGCAGTGGTGGCGGCCTTAACTGCCATGGGCAACGCCGCCCCCCAGTTGAAGGTGCACATACACGGAGCACTCAACGTGGGTGTTTCTACAGAGGAACTGGTGGAAGTGATCCTACAAATGTCATCCTACAGTGGCTTCCCCAGTGCCATAAACGGGATAAATACTCTTAAAGATGTTTTACAGGAGATGGGGGTAGAGTTCCAGCCAGTACTCCAAGAAGGTGAGGGTGATCGTTTTGCCCGGGGAAAGGAGTGGCTGGGGAAACTGGATGAAAATCAGGTACAGGTATTGGAGGAGAATTTTAGGGATGTAGCTCCGGATTTAACTGAATTTGTGGTGAGCTTTGGATACGGGGATATCTACAGTAGAAAGAACCTGGATCCGAAAATGAGGCAAATTGCCACCATAGCCACCCTCACTGCCATGGGTACAGCCCAACCACAACTGGCCTTCCATATCAGGGCAGGTTTAAAGGTGGGTTTATCCCGGGAAGAAATAGTGGAAACCATAATTCTCATGGTGGTTTATGCCGGGTTCCCGGCAGCTATCAATGGTATAAACACGGCCAAAGAAGTGTTTAACTCACTGTAA
- a CDS encoding Fpg/Nei family DNA glycosylase, with the protein MAELPELLILSKQMDEQLQLKEFAEGELRQEKSLNLSPGEFLETIRGKKVLKVYNKGKWIFIQLSDDYHLLLNLGMGADVLYHEAGQSPEEYQCLFQFTDGSYFTSKFWWIGRAELLPDEELPQHKATKDIAITPLDPEFTPEYLQNLCQARSQIKNLILNQKKIGGIGNVYIHDILFRAKLHPQKVANTIESVKIDDLHHIIRENLKKAIELGGLAYEKDFYGENNGFGTEHFLVAYKEGEPCPECGGTIEKIKTGSTSSYICPNCQKL; encoded by the coding sequence ATGGCAGAATTACCAGAACTTTTGATCTTAAGCAAACAAATGGATGAACAACTGCAGTTAAAGGAATTTGCCGAGGGAGAGCTCCGCCAGGAGAAATCATTAAACCTATCTCCCGGGGAATTCCTGGAGACAATAAGGGGTAAAAAGGTATTAAAAGTTTACAATAAGGGTAAATGGATTTTCATCCAGCTGTCTGATGATTATCATCTGCTGCTGAACCTGGGTATGGGTGCCGACGTGCTCTACCATGAAGCCGGCCAATCACCGGAAGAATACCAATGCCTCTTCCAGTTCACCGACGGATCCTACTTCACCTCTAAATTCTGGTGGATTGGAAGGGCCGAACTCCTGCCTGACGAGGAATTACCTCAACATAAGGCCACCAAAGATATTGCCATCACACCCCTGGACCCAGAATTCACCCCTGAATACTTACAAAATCTTTGCCAGGCCCGTTCCCAGATCAAGAACCTCATCTTGAACCAGAAGAAAATTGGAGGAATAGGAAACGTTTACATCCACGATATACTGTTCCGGGCAAAACTACACCCGCAAAAGGTGGCCAATACCATTGAATCAGTTAAAATTGACGATTTACACCACATAATCCGGGAAAACCTCAAAAAAGCCATTGAATTAGGTGGACTGGCCTATGAAAAGGATTTCTACGGGGAAAACAATGGATTCGGTACCGAACATTTCCTGGTGGCCTATAAAGAGGGTGAACCCTGTCCCGAGTGTGGGGGCACCATTGAAAAGATCAAAACCGGGAGCACATCCTCCTATATCTGCCCCAACTGTCAGAAATTGTAA
- a CDS encoding pyridoxamine 5'-phosphate oxidase family protein — MRRSDKEIKDPELIQEILNQSEVCRVALCDDGKPYIVPMNFGYQDQTLYLHSATQGQKIDILRKNNNLCFQVDTETRLVTSKTPCDWGMRYLSVIGYGKAYFLHNPADKKEALDLIMKKYSPVSSRPEKTFQYSDEAISSVIIIKVEIEEITGKKSGF; from the coding sequence ATGAGAAGAAGTGATAAAGAGATCAAAGACCCGGAGCTAATCCAGGAAATATTAAACCAATCTGAAGTATGCCGGGTAGCTTTATGTGATGATGGAAAGCCCTACATAGTGCCCATGAACTTCGGTTACCAGGACCAGACTTTATATCTCCACTCAGCCACTCAGGGCCAGAAAATTGATATTCTAAGGAAGAATAATAACCTATGTTTCCAGGTGGATACTGAAACCAGGCTGGTTACCTCTAAAACACCCTGTGATTGGGGAATGAGATATCTGAGTGTGATCGGTTATGGTAAAGCCTATTTCCTCCATAATCCTGCCGATAAAAAAGAAGCACTGGATCTGATCATGAAGAAATACTCCCCGGTTTCATCCCGCCCTGAAAAAACCTTCCAATATTCGGATGAAGCCATAAGTAGTGTTATAATTATAAAAGTAGAAATAGAAGAAATAACTGGTAAAAAATCAGGATTTTGA
- a CDS encoding cupin domain-containing protein, whose product MTEELKSVVINVEDLLDYQEGAVVSREIIRKETGTVTIFAFDQGEGLSEHSAPFDAMVQVIDGKAEITISGTKHQLERGDMIIMPANEPHALHAVERYKMILTMIKS is encoded by the coding sequence ATGACAGAAGAACTGAAGTCTGTGGTTATAAATGTGGAAGATCTGCTGGATTACCAGGAAGGAGCCGTTGTGAGCAGGGAGATAATCCGCAAGGAAACAGGAACTGTGACTATATTCGCCTTTGACCAAGGGGAAGGTTTAAGTGAACACTCTGCTCCCTTCGATGCCATGGTTCAGGTCATTGATGGAAAGGCAGAAATAACCATCTCCGGCACGAAACACCAGCTGGAGAGAGGGGATATGATCATCATGCCCGCCAATGAACCCCACGCCCTACATGCCGTGGAAAGGTACAAGATGATACTGACCATGATCAAGTCCTGA
- a CDS encoding TrkH family potassium uptake protein: MQQIHRLSRREIKTILHHTGNVCILLAAAMLIPILVTFIYNEPKYIASFLYSAIISAVIGFLLVKLFRVEMKMTLKSAMIFSTIIWLVACALGSLPYYLSGELSYLNSYFEAMSGFTTTGFSMYSNVDAVSYTMNFWRAFTQWIGGLGIIFLLLALLRSTGVDVMRLYMAEGREERLVPSIKHSTRIIVYMYSLFTLIAIALFFIAGMPLFDSVFHAFTTLSTGGFGMHNSSLLFYNSVWIEIVAMIIMMIGATNYALHYTILRGNWREYFKDIETKVAFTLIIISTALVTFMLYNNQVYGNDLLLNLRFSLFQMVSAITTTGLQTAFYPDILSKWIGLGTFLMTIIMIIGAGSLSTGGGIKWLRVGILLKGISWQVKSFILPGKTVMAKKLHHVTELKITDDVIRLTGAFLSTYLVVYIVSVIIVLIYYPDISRVIFEVASALSNVGLSSGIMTPDSPALVKIVFIIDFWMGRLEIWPVLLLIVIAINNVIRRR; encoded by the coding sequence TTGCAACAAATTCACCGTTTGAGTAGAAGGGAAATCAAAACCATACTACACCATACCGGCAATGTGTGTATTCTCCTGGCAGCTGCCATGTTAATTCCCATTTTAGTTACCTTTATCTACAACGAACCAAAATATATTGCTTCTTTTCTTTATTCAGCTATTATCAGTGCGGTTATTGGTTTTCTTCTGGTGAAGCTCTTCAGGGTGGAGATGAAGATGACCCTGAAAAGTGCCATGATCTTCTCCACCATCATCTGGCTGGTTGCCTGTGCACTGGGTTCATTACCCTACTATCTTTCTGGAGAGTTATCCTACCTTAACTCCTATTTTGAGGCTATGTCTGGGTTCACCACTACTGGTTTCAGCATGTATTCCAATGTAGACGCTGTTTCTTATACCATGAACTTCTGGCGAGCTTTCACCCAGTGGATCGGCGGTTTGGGCATTATATTCCTTCTCCTTGCCCTGTTAAGATCCACTGGTGTGGATGTTATGCGCCTTTACATGGCCGAAGGCCGGGAAGAAAGATTAGTACCCAGTATCAAGCATTCCACCAGAATTATAGTTTACATGTACTCTTTATTCACCTTAATAGCCATAGCTCTCTTTTTCATCGCCGGAATGCCCCTTTTTGACTCGGTTTTTCATGCATTCACCACTCTCTCCACTGGAGGGTTTGGAATGCACAACAGTAGTCTTCTGTTCTACAACAGCGTCTGGATAGAAATTGTGGCCATGATCATAATGATGATCGGTGCTACCAACTACGCCCTGCACTACACTATTCTCAGAGGGAACTGGAGGGAGTACTTTAAGGATATTGAAACCAAGGTGGCCTTCACTCTCATAATCATTTCCACCGCCCTGGTGACCTTCATGCTCTACAACAACCAGGTTTACGGTAATGACTTACTTCTTAACTTAAGGTTCAGTCTGTTCCAGATGGTCTCCGCCATCACCACCACCGGATTGCAGACTGCGTTCTATCCCGATATCCTGAGTAAGTGGATTGGTCTGGGTACCTTCCTAATGACCATAATCATGATTATCGGTGCCGGATCCCTGTCTACCGGTGGAGGTATCAAATGGCTCCGGGTGGGTATACTCCTTAAAGGAATATCCTGGCAAGTGAAATCTTTCATATTACCGGGTAAAACAGTTATGGCCAAGAAACTGCACCACGTCACTGAATTAAAAATAACTGACGATGTGATACGCTTAACCGGAGCATTTCTATCCACTTACCTGGTGGTGTACATTGTAAGTGTGATCATCGTCCTGATTTACTATCCCGATATTTCCCGGGTGATATTTGAGGTAGCCTCTGCCCTGAGTAACGTGGGGCTCTCCAGTGGAATTATGACCCCTGATTCCCCGGCACTGGTAAAAATAGTATTCATAATCGATTTCTGGATGGGAAGACTGGAGATATGGCCGGTTTTACTTCTGATAGTTATTGCCATTAACAATGTAATTAGAAGAAGATAA
- a CDS encoding TetR/AcrR family transcriptional regulator, with protein MKNQKSGQESKPTKERIFDVALELFSEKGFDAVSVREIAREVGIRESSIYNHYKNKEAILDTIIDHFVSKLHSSGYSEEEETKLLDQDPEVYLQQGARMYLEQINTPEMEKIWRLVSIETYHNEKIREFFKKELLEAPLNIWENTFQMMIEKKMIKPLNPRTLAHEYFSFAIYLFFEYYFLKYDEDFDSFMDLALEKMAKHNEFFLEAIKI; from the coding sequence ATGAAGAATCAAAAGTCAGGCCAAGAATCCAAACCTACCAAAGAGAGAATATTCGATGTGGCCCTTGAATTATTCTCAGAGAAGGGTTTCGACGCTGTTTCGGTACGTGAAATAGCACGAGAAGTAGGAATACGAGAAAGTTCAATTTACAATCATTATAAAAACAAAGAAGCCATCCTGGATACTATAATTGACCATTTCGTGTCCAAACTCCACTCCAGTGGTTATTCTGAGGAAGAAGAAACAAAACTCCTGGACCAGGACCCGGAAGTGTATTTACAGCAAGGGGCCCGGATGTATCTGGAACAGATCAACACCCCTGAGATGGAGAAGATATGGCGCCTGGTTTCCATTGAAACCTATCACAACGAAAAAATAAGGGAATTTTTCAAGAAAGAGCTTCTAGAAGCCCCTCTAAATATTTGGGAGAACACTTTCCAGATGATGATAGAAAAAAAGATGATCAAACCTTTAAACCCACGGACACTGGCCCATGAATATTTCTCATTCGCCATCTACCTGTTCTTTGAGTACTACTTCCTGAAGTACGATGAAGACTTCGATTCATTCATGGACCTGGCCCTGGAGAAAATGGCCAAACACAATGAATTCTTCCTGGAAGCCATTAAAATCTAA
- a CDS encoding PAS domain S-box protein — translation MTDKILLVEDESVEAIDIRRALEKMGYEVVYIASRGEEAVEKISELQPDLILMDIMIKGDISGIDVATEIKDMGIPVIFLTAHSDESTLAKAKVTEPYGYIIKPYDVTELRHAIELAIYKNRMEKKLKTNAEFTNAIIEASNDFMFLIDPSGVILMVNDATSRRFNITPDEMIGKHLSLFLPENIFQNRWEHMEEAIKTREVVEFEDERDKKYFHHRIFPLVEEGEVQKLAVFVREITERKSYERELIRNSLHLKKAQELGHMGSWDWDIATGVLNCSEELYRIFGVDETFQPTFENIDALTHPDDREMCIQKREELFRSGGKCEYEFRILRSDGEIRHLKQSIQVLFEINTKSVVAFGIMQDVTQIEKSKIALVQSEQKYRDIFENAIEGIYQTTQEGKIINANPAFARVFGFSSPEELIENVQDIQKDLYAHPEDRDEFKRRLETEGEVKDFEVKFFQLDGTQAWLLVNAKAVKDGKDHIKYYEGMVVDITRLKEAEKAVTESEEKYRSVIEQSYNGVVLSNEEGKIIEWNRSMEEITGLAENEVHGKYLSTIILQSLPPMFKSHLASHLKEDLSRIYRDQEVPPSFKKLEYSFQRPDGQERFVEALNFPIKSGGKFFMCTLIRDISRQKIAEEMTQDHLQKLIILNKIVNIANNAQNIYDLFKGVLNSTLHLLGFESGSIYLLDENKEFAELEYYENLPEEFLEKVEKLEVAREPYSSIYLEGKAFYNYLKVRPVLKEFGFKAVAVVPFFSAQKVIGSIHVVSREKNSISSLEMDILETIGMETGTVIVKMYSEAAIRDSLAEKEVLLKEIHHRVKNNMQIISSLLNLQLQHVQEEEASNVLIESQGRVKTMAMIHEKLYQSPDLTRIRFRDYIQKLAYDILYTYGVKAGSIELEMDIDNIELGMETSIPCGLIINELVTNSVKYAFPEGKGTIIIQFKGQDELQLIIKDDGIGLPREIDLEHTETLGLQLVLNLVKQLNGELTINRSQGTEYIIKFKELQYSKRF, via the coding sequence TTGACTGATAAAATTCTCCTGGTGGAAGATGAGAGTGTAGAAGCCATAGATATTAGGCGTGCACTGGAAAAAATGGGTTATGAGGTTGTTTACATAGCTTCAAGAGGGGAAGAAGCTGTGGAAAAGATTTCCGAGCTCCAACCGGATCTTATTCTAATGGATATTATGATAAAAGGTGACATCAGTGGCATAGATGTGGCTACTGAGATCAAAGATATGGGCATACCTGTTATTTTTTTAACGGCACATTCTGATGAGTCTACCCTTGCAAAAGCCAAAGTAACCGAACCCTACGGTTACATAATAAAACCTTACGATGTTACTGAACTGAGACATGCCATAGAACTGGCCATTTACAAAAATAGAATGGAGAAGAAATTAAAAACCAATGCCGAGTTCACCAATGCAATTATAGAAGCTTCCAATGATTTCATGTTTTTAATTGATCCTTCCGGTGTGATATTAATGGTAAACGATGCAACTTCACGCCGGTTCAACATTACCCCGGATGAGATGATAGGTAAGCATTTAAGCCTATTCCTGCCGGAGAATATATTCCAGAATAGATGGGAACACATGGAAGAAGCCATCAAAACCAGGGAAGTAGTGGAGTTTGAAGATGAACGGGACAAAAAATACTTCCACCACCGTATATTCCCCCTGGTGGAAGAGGGGGAGGTGCAGAAGTTGGCAGTTTTCGTTAGGGAAATAACAGAACGCAAATCCTATGAACGAGAATTGATAAGAAATTCTCTGCACCTTAAAAAGGCTCAAGAACTTGGTCACATGGGTAGCTGGGATTGGGATATTGCAACTGGAGTTTTAAACTGTTCTGAAGAACTTTACAGGATATTTGGGGTGGATGAAACCTTCCAGCCCACCTTTGAAAATATTGATGCCCTGACCCACCCTGATGACCGGGAAATGTGTATTCAGAAGAGGGAGGAGTTATTCCGCAGTGGGGGTAAATGTGAGTATGAATTCCGCATATTAAGGTCAGATGGTGAGATTAGACATTTAAAACAGTCTATTCAGGTATTGTTTGAGATAAATACCAAATCAGTGGTGGCATTTGGGATAATGCAGGATGTAACTCAAATTGAAAAATCAAAAATAGCCCTGGTGCAGAGTGAACAGAAGTACCGGGATATATTTGAAAATGCCATAGAGGGAATTTACCAGACCACCCAGGAGGGTAAGATCATTAATGCTAATCCTGCCTTCGCTCGAGTATTTGGCTTCAGTTCTCCGGAGGAGCTGATAGAAAATGTTCAGGATATTCAAAAAGATCTCTACGCCCATCCTGAGGATAGAGATGAATTCAAGAGGCGCCTGGAAACTGAGGGAGAAGTTAAAGACTTTGAAGTGAAATTTTTCCAGTTAGATGGGACTCAGGCCTGGTTGCTGGTCAATGCCAAGGCAGTTAAAGATGGAAAAGACCATATTAAATATTATGAAGGTATGGTAGTGGATATAACCCGGTTAAAAGAAGCGGAAAAAGCAGTGACAGAAAGCGAAGAAAAATACCGGAGTGTAATTGAACAATCCTACAATGGAGTGGTGCTTTCCAATGAGGAAGGAAAGATCATTGAATGGAACCGGAGTATGGAGGAAATAACTGGTCTGGCTGAGAATGAAGTGCACGGGAAATATTTATCCACCATAATCCTCCAATCTCTGCCTCCCATGTTTAAGAGCCACCTGGCTTCCCATTTAAAGGAGGATTTAAGCCGGATATATCGGGATCAAGAAGTACCTCCTTCCTTTAAAAAACTGGAATACTCTTTCCAACGGCCGGATGGCCAGGAAAGATTTGTTGAGGCCCTTAACTTCCCCATTAAATCCGGAGGAAAATTTTTCATGTGCACCCTTATCCGGGATATTTCCCGCCAGAAAATAGCCGAGGAAATGACCCAGGACCATTTACAAAAGCTTATCATATTGAATAAGATTGTTAACATTGCTAACAACGCCCAAAACATCTATGATCTATTTAAAGGTGTTTTAAATTCCACACTGCATTTGCTGGGATTTGAAAGTGGCAGTATCTATTTGCTGGATGAAAATAAGGAATTTGCAGAATTGGAGTATTATGAAAATCTTCCTGAGGAATTCCTGGAAAAAGTGGAGAAATTGGAGGTGGCTAGAGAACCCTATTCTTCAATTTACCTGGAAGGAAAGGCTTTCTATAATTATCTTAAAGTTAGGCCAGTTTTGAAGGAATTTGGCTTTAAAGCAGTGGCGGTGGTTCCCTTCTTTTCGGCACAGAAGGTGATTGGATCCATACACGTGGTCAGCCGGGAAAAAAACAGTATAAGTAGCCTGGAAATGGATATCCTGGAGACCATAGGAATGGAAACCGGGACAGTAATTGTCAAAATGTATTCCGAAGCTGCAATCAGGGATTCCCTGGCAGAAAAAGAAGTTCTTTTAAAGGAAATCCATCACCGGGTTAAAAACAACATGCAGATCATCTCCAGCCTCCTGAACCTTCAGCTTCAACATGTACAGGAAGAAGAAGCCAGTAATGTCCTTATTGAAAGCCAGGGACGGGTGAAGACCATGGCCATGATCCACGAAAAACTGTACCAGTCACCGGACCTAACCCGGATCCGGTTCAGAGATTACATTCAAAAGCTGGCTTATGATATCCTATACACCTACGGTGTTAAGGCCGGGAGCATTGAACTGGAAATGGATATTGATAACATTGAACTGGGCATGGAAACTTCCATCCCCTGTGGCCTGATAATCAACGAACTGGTAACTAACAGTGTGAAATACGCGTTTCCAGAGGGTAAAGGGACCATAATAATCCAATTTAAGGGTCAGGATGAGCTGCAACTCATTATAAAGGATGATGGGATTGGTCTGCCCCGGGAAATAGACCTGGAACACACGGAAACACTGGGCCTCCAACTGGTTTTAAATTTAGTCAAACAGTTAAATGGAGAATTAACCATCAACCGGAGCCAGGGAACAGAATACATCATAAAATTCAAAGAATTACAATATAGCAAAAGATTTTAA